One segment of Thermococcus sp. AM4 DNA contains the following:
- a CDS encoding 50S ribosomal protein L21e gives MVKKAHSFRRKTRGKLSKHPRRRGLPPLTRFLQEFEVGQRVHIVIEPSYHKGMPDPRFHGRTGTVVGKRGDAYIVEIRDGGKVKTFFIHPVHLRPQKG, from the coding sequence ATGGTTAAGAAGGCGCACAGCTTCAGGAGAAAGACGAGGGGAAAGCTCAGCAAGCACCCGAGGAGAAGGGGCCTTCCCCCGCTCACCAGGTTCCTCCAGGAGTTTGAAGTCGGGCAGAGAGTTCACATCGTCATCGAGCCGAGCTACCACAAGGGCATGCCCGACCCGAGGTTCCACGGAAGGACCGGAACCGTCGTCGGAAAGCGCGGCGACGCCTACATCGTCGAGATAAGGGACGGCGGCAAGGTTAAGACCTTCTTCATACACCCGGTCCACCTCAGGCCCCAGAAGGGATGA
- a CDS encoding tRNA pseudouridine(54/55) synthase Pus10 produces the protein MIVEKAERVLEEHKLCDHCLGRLFAKLGKGTNEERGKAIRFVLNMERSARGLDPIAEPEECELCHNVFERIPELVEAMKKASEGIEFETFLVGSRFPEEIREKEKAIWEEFEVETAEPINREFNRELGKAFGKATGKETSKNPDLVFIVEPFSGEIELQINPVYVYGRYRKLVRGIPQTPLPDFEDSVASIICRAFSKAFEGKCVFKGAGREDVDVRMLGNGRPFIVEVKSPKRRKVDLGKIAEEINASGKVEVLNLRFVSAKEAEEVLTKNHMKEYLALVLVEEGVTPEEAEEVARKLMGLEIHQRTPWRVRKARADKVRVRKVHEAEARWIDEKHFELRLITDGGLYIKELVSGDRGRTKPSVSDLLGKKAWCERLDVLNILD, from the coding sequence ATGATAGTCGAGAAGGCCGAAAGGGTTCTTGAGGAGCACAAACTCTGCGATCACTGCCTCGGCAGGCTCTTCGCCAAGCTCGGTAAGGGGACAAACGAGGAGCGTGGAAAGGCGATAAGGTTCGTCCTCAACATGGAGCGCTCCGCGAGGGGACTGGATCCAATAGCTGAGCCAGAGGAGTGCGAGCTCTGCCACAACGTCTTTGAGAGAATTCCCGAGCTCGTAGAGGCCATGAAGAAAGCCAGCGAAGGAATCGAGTTCGAGACGTTTCTCGTCGGTTCCCGCTTCCCGGAGGAAATCAGGGAGAAGGAAAAGGCCATCTGGGAGGAGTTCGAGGTCGAAACCGCGGAGCCGATAAACCGTGAGTTCAACCGCGAGCTCGGCAAGGCCTTCGGGAAGGCAACGGGAAAGGAGACCTCGAAGAACCCCGACCTTGTTTTCATAGTCGAGCCGTTCTCTGGCGAGATAGAGCTTCAAATCAACCCGGTTTATGTTTACGGGCGTTACAGGAAGCTCGTGCGCGGGATTCCTCAGACACCTCTACCCGACTTCGAGGACAGCGTAGCCTCGATAATCTGCCGGGCGTTTTCTAAGGCCTTTGAAGGCAAATGCGTCTTCAAAGGCGCTGGAAGGGAGGACGTTGATGTTAGGATGCTCGGCAATGGAAGACCCTTCATCGTCGAGGTTAAGAGCCCAAAGAGAAGGAAAGTCGATCTGGGGAAAATAGCGGAGGAGATAAACGCGAGCGGAAAGGTGGAGGTTCTTAATCTTCGCTTCGTCTCGGCGAAGGAGGCCGAGGAAGTCCTCACGAAGAACCACATGAAGGAATACCTCGCGCTCGTTCTCGTTGAGGAGGGCGTAACGCCAGAAGAAGCAGAGGAAGTGGCGAGAAAGCTAATGGGCCTTGAGATACATCAGAGAACGCCCTGGCGCGTCAGAAAGGCGAGGGCAGACAAAGTTCGGGTGAGGAAGGTTCACGAGGCCGAGGCGAGGTGGATCGACGAGAAGCACTTCGAGCTTCGCCTTATCACAGACGGAGGGCTCTACATCAAGGAGCTGGTTTCGGGGGATAGGGGAAGAACAAAGCCGAGTGTCAGCGATCTGCTCGGAAAGAAAGCCTGGTGCGAAAGGCTCGACGTGCTGAACATCCTCGACTGA
- a CDS encoding transcriptional regulator, with amino-acid sequence MATRRERIISLLEERDYSVSELAQVLGIRGKGSKKLILEDLKAIQKILKREGKVLLVKPAECRNCGFVFKPEIKIPSRCPRCKSEWIEEPRFKIEPKGL; translated from the coding sequence ATGGCCACTCGACGGGAACGGATAATAAGCCTTTTGGAGGAGCGGGACTATTCCGTGAGCGAGTTAGCCCAGGTTCTTGGTATCAGGGGCAAGGGTAGCAAAAAGCTCATCTTAGAGGACCTCAAGGCGATTCAGAAAATCCTGAAGCGTGAGGGAAAGGTTCTGCTCGTCAAGCCAGCCGAGTGCAGGAACTGTGGCTTCGTTTTTAAGCCGGAGATAAAGATCCCTTCCCGCTGTCCGCGCTGTAAGAGCGAGTGGATCGAGGAGCCGAGGTTCAAGATCGAGCCGAAAGGCTTATAA
- a CDS encoding PRC-barrel domain-containing protein, with the protein MVMRLSRIYGKQIYNTKGNYVGYVDEVLIEIDTGYGRVLALALPGEKVGIPYERVIAIGDIILVKAKED; encoded by the coding sequence ATGGTCATGAGGCTGTCGAGGATATACGGAAAGCAGATCTACAACACCAAGGGGAACTACGTCGGTTACGTTGATGAGGTTCTGATAGAGATAGACACCGGCTACGGAAGGGTTCTGGCCCTAGCGCTTCCGGGGGAGAAGGTGGGCATCCCCTACGAGAGGGTCATTGCAATCGGCGATATAATCCTCGTTAAGGCCAAAGAGGACTGA
- a CDS encoding DUF120 domain-containing protein: MGERIELLVKLAELGAIGRKKEVTLRELASLLNTSPQSVLRLIREMEMEGLISRETSGRKTRVGLTEKGLRVLEDLYERLERALYCGLILGEVVSGLGEGSYYVRLYRDRIREYLGFDPFPGTLNVRVLFPKTIFDALVDVRPILIPGFVRDGRTFGDVKAYPVKIEDVEGAIVVPSRSVHPPKIAEIIAPVNLREALNLKDGSKIRIKALGGR; the protein is encoded by the coding sequence ATGGGCGAGAGAATTGAACTTCTGGTTAAGCTGGCCGAACTCGGCGCGATCGGACGGAAGAAGGAGGTAACGCTCAGGGAACTTGCATCTCTACTCAACACCTCACCCCAGAGTGTTCTCAGGCTCATCCGAGAAATGGAGATGGAAGGGCTGATCTCCCGGGAGACCTCCGGTAGGAAGACCCGGGTTGGCCTGACGGAGAAGGGGCTGAGAGTTCTTGAGGATCTCTACGAAAGGCTCGAAAGGGCCCTCTACTGCGGCCTCATCCTCGGGGAGGTGGTGTCCGGCCTCGGGGAGGGCTCGTACTACGTCAGGCTTTACCGGGATAGGATCAGGGAGTACCTCGGCTTCGATCCATTCCCCGGAACGCTCAACGTGAGGGTGCTCTTTCCCAAGACTATATTCGACGCCCTCGTGGACGTGAGGCCGATCCTCATTCCCGGTTTCGTTCGGGACGGCAGAACCTTCGGGGACGTCAAGGCCTATCCCGTGAAGATAGAGGACGTTGAAGGCGCAATCGTTGTTCCCTCCCGGAGTGTTCATCCGCCGAAGATAGCCGAGATAATAGCTCCCGTGAACCTCAGGGAGGCCCTCAACCTTAAGGATGGCAGTAAAATCAGGATAAAGGCCCTGGGAGGTAGGTGA
- a CDS encoding endonuclease V, with protein sequence MDEILKRIAEVQLRLAKRIVEEPVDPNVISTVGAVDVSYRGEKARGAFVLCSFPECRLLKVRTIETTVKFPYVPTFFFLRETKPVLMALGKERPDVLIVEGHGRAHPRGYGLASHIGLITGIPTVGVAKRPLRGAPEGSLAKVGKAYVSVGHLIDLPSAVAIVKALSRGGYPLPLKLADELSKGKRNGREN encoded by the coding sequence ATGGATGAGATCCTGAAACGAATTGCGGAGGTTCAGCTCAGACTGGCCAAGAGGATAGTGGAAGAGCCTGTGGATCCGAACGTGATCTCGACAGTTGGAGCCGTTGACGTTTCATACCGGGGAGAGAAGGCCAGGGGCGCCTTCGTCCTCTGCAGTTTTCCGGAGTGCAGGCTTTTAAAAGTCCGGACCATCGAAACGACCGTTAAATTTCCGTACGTTCCCACTTTCTTCTTCCTTCGCGAAACCAAACCGGTTCTCATGGCCCTTGGGAAGGAGAGACCAGACGTTCTGATCGTCGAGGGGCACGGGCGGGCGCATCCCCGGGGATACGGACTCGCTTCCCACATCGGTCTGATCACGGGAATACCCACGGTAGGAGTTGCAAAGAGGCCCCTCAGGGGCGCCCCGGAGGGATCCTTGGCAAAGGTCGGCAAGGCCTACGTGAGCGTGGGGCACCTCATAGATCTCCCCTCAGCCGTTGCCATAGTTAAGGCTTTAAGCCGGGGAGGCTATCCACTACCGCTGAAGCTGGCGGACGAACTCTCCAAGGGGAAGCGAAATGGGCGAGAGAATTGA
- a CDS encoding haloacid dehalogenase, producing the protein MRIEEIIEGIRKRLDEVDGAREEALRITREIVRLSGDAVKALHRGDVDKARERLKLAGNLVGELRDLLSPYPMLYYSGYVQSAHQEFVEASLLLAYLTEEELPSPWDLGVPEADYLLGLGDFIGELRRHFLHLLLRGEIERAEGVYEFMEKLYGELMTLEYPKGVVNVRVKQDQARYALERTLEDLTRAKLNKSLEEKLKAAMGNG; encoded by the coding sequence ATGAGGATCGAGGAGATAATCGAGGGCATAAGGAAGAGGCTCGATGAGGTTGATGGAGCAAGGGAGGAGGCCCTGAGGATAACGCGCGAGATAGTCCGGTTGAGCGGCGATGCGGTCAAGGCCCTCCACCGGGGAGATGTTGACAAAGCCCGGGAAAGGCTTAAACTGGCCGGAAACCTCGTTGGCGAGCTGAGGGATCTGTTATCCCCCTATCCGATGCTCTATTACTCCGGCTACGTGCAGAGCGCCCATCAGGAGTTTGTGGAGGCAAGCCTTTTGCTGGCGTACCTGACGGAGGAAGAACTGCCTTCCCCGTGGGACTTAGGAGTTCCGGAGGCCGACTACCTACTGGGTCTCGGAGACTTCATAGGCGAGCTGAGGAGGCACTTCCTCCACCTGCTCCTGAGGGGCGAGATAGAGAGGGCAGAGGGTGTGTACGAGTTTATGGAAAAGCTGTACGGTGAGCTGATGACGCTTGAATACCCGAAGGGCGTCGTGAACGTCAGGGTGAAGCAGGATCAGGCCAGATACGCCCTTGAAAGAACCCTTGAAGACCTCACGAGGGCAAAACTGAACAAGAGCCTGGAGGAAAAACTGAAAGCGGCGATGGGGAATGGATGA
- the gatD gene encoding Glu-tRNA(Gln) amidotransferase subunit GatD, producing MRKVEEFMKRHGLEVGDLVRVVKKEGDERITFEGLVMPPYELSPGETLTIKLDNGYNVGVLIDAIESVEILEKAAEKPKMEFKEVLPRKEGLPNVRILGTGGTIASRIDYKTGAVHPAFTAEELAKAVPEIFEMANVTPELIMNILSEDMKPAYWAKIAEEVAKALNGGEDGVVIAHGTDTMAYTASALSFMLRNLTKPVVLVGAQRSSDRPSSDSAMNLTCAVKMATSDVAEVMVVMHGETSDTYCLAHRGTKVRKMHTSRRDAFRSINDVPIARVWPKGEIEFLRNDYRKRSEGEVIADTRMEEKVAILKIYPGISGELLDFLVDKGYRGVVIEGTGLGHVPQEFIPHVQRAVEEGVAVCVTSQCLYGRVNLNVYSNGRKLLKAGAIPCEDMLPETAYVKLMWVLGHTDDLIEVRKMLLTNYAGEITPYTRYDTFLR from the coding sequence ATGAGGAAGGTTGAGGAGTTCATGAAGAGACATGGACTTGAGGTAGGCGACCTCGTGAGGGTCGTCAAGAAGGAAGGGGACGAGAGAATTACCTTTGAGGGCCTCGTGATGCCACCCTACGAGCTTTCGCCCGGCGAAACGCTGACTATAAAGCTCGACAACGGCTACAACGTCGGCGTTCTCATCGATGCGATTGAAAGCGTTGAAATCCTTGAGAAGGCCGCTGAGAAGCCGAAGATGGAGTTCAAGGAAGTTCTCCCGAGGAAGGAGGGCCTCCCGAACGTCAGGATTCTCGGAACCGGAGGAACAATAGCGAGCAGGATTGACTACAAAACCGGCGCCGTTCACCCTGCTTTCACCGCTGAAGAGCTCGCCAAGGCCGTTCCCGAGATATTCGAGATGGCCAACGTTACGCCCGAGCTCATAATGAACATTTTAAGCGAGGACATGAAGCCGGCCTACTGGGCGAAGATAGCCGAGGAGGTAGCCAAAGCCCTCAATGGCGGTGAGGACGGCGTTGTAATAGCGCACGGAACTGATACAATGGCCTACACCGCCTCGGCCCTGAGCTTCATGCTGAGGAACCTTACGAAGCCGGTCGTCCTCGTTGGCGCGCAGAGGAGCTCCGACAGGCCGAGCAGTGATTCGGCCATGAACCTCACCTGCGCGGTCAAGATGGCGACGAGCGACGTTGCCGAGGTCATGGTTGTGATGCACGGCGAGACGAGCGATACCTACTGTTTAGCCCACCGCGGAACGAAGGTCAGGAAGATGCACACCAGCAGGAGAGACGCCTTCAGGAGCATCAACGACGTCCCGATAGCGAGGGTATGGCCCAAGGGCGAGATAGAGTTCCTCAGGAACGATTACAGAAAGAGAAGCGAGGGAGAAGTCATAGCCGACACCAGGATGGAGGAGAAGGTTGCAATCCTGAAAATCTACCCAGGAATCAGCGGAGAGCTCCTTGACTTCCTCGTTGATAAGGGCTACAGGGGTGTTGTGATAGAGGGAACGGGTCTCGGTCACGTTCCGCAGGAGTTTATCCCCCACGTCCAGCGCGCGGTCGAGGAGGGCGTGGCAGTTTGCGTCACGAGCCAGTGCCTCTACGGCAGGGTGAACCTCAACGTCTACTCCAACGGCAGGAAGCTCCTTAAAGCTGGAGCGATACCCTGTGAGGACATGCTCCCGGAGACGGCCTACGTCAAGCTCATGTGGGTCCTCGGCCACACCGATGACCTGATCGAGGTAAGAAAGATGCTCCTCACGAACTACGCCGGTGAGATTACGCCCTACACGAGGTACGACACGTTCCTGAGGTGA
- a CDS encoding antitoxin family protein, whose product MGIRAVYKNGVFKPLDNVNLPEGTEVEVVIANPLEIVRKYAGALRELKDTQDVDWEEAYHEYVLKRASNG is encoded by the coding sequence ATGGGAATCCGGGCCGTTTACAAGAACGGCGTTTTCAAGCCCCTCGATAACGTCAACCTGCCCGAGGGGACCGAGGTTGAGGTGGTTATAGCAAACCCCCTGGAGATTGTGAGAAAGTACGCGGGGGCACTCAGGGAGCTTAAGGACACTCAGGACGTTGATTGGGAGGAGGCGTACCATGAGTATGTTCTCAAGAGAGCCAGTAATGGTTGA
- a CDS encoding type II toxin-antitoxin system VapC family toxin, which yields MSMFSREPVMVDSNVWIDYLLGEERGVELMERLVSEYSLAITPTIYGEVVFQLLARNYTKLKGSYKFYSLRKELSKNPDLYKPVDTFDELLTSLLASNALVFLDETWEVVRLSREIRKKFGLLPNDSLIASACEYYGIGKIATFDDDFLRTNLEVLR from the coding sequence ATGAGTATGTTCTCAAGAGAGCCAGTAATGGTTGATTCAAACGTCTGGATAGACTATCTGCTTGGCGAAGAGCGTGGAGTTGAGCTAATGGAACGTTTGGTTAGCGAGTATAGCCTTGCAATAACCCCCACAATATACGGTGAGGTCGTCTTTCAGCTACTCGCGAGGAACTACACGAAGCTCAAGGGAAGCTACAAGTTCTACTCGCTCAGAAAAGAGCTTTCCAAAAACCCCGACCTCTACAAGCCAGTGGATACCTTTGATGAACTCCTAACCTCGCTCTTGGCCTCGAATGCTTTGGTTTTCCTCGATGAAACCTGGGAAGTAGTGCGCCTCTCCCGCGAAATACGGAAAAAGTTTGGTCTGCTCCCGAACGATTCCCTGATCGCGTCCGCCTGTGAATACTACGGGATAGGTAAGATTGCAACCTTTGATGATGACTTTTTGAGAACCAATCTGGAGGTGTTGAGATGA
- the gatE gene encoding Glu-tRNA(Gln) amidotransferase subunit GatE, whose amino-acid sequence MTEKFDYRELGLKVGLEIHRQLDTKKLFSPVPSELTEKVDFTFERHLRPTMSELGEIDPAALEEFKKGRKYIYEGNYELSDLVYMDEEPPRGPDKEALEVTLQIAYLLNAKPVDEVHFMRKIVIDGSNVSGFQRTAIIALDGKVDTPWGSVGIPTICLEEDACRIVERKEKEVIYRLDRLGIPLVEISTTPDIHHPEQAKVVAKYIGDALRATRKVKRGLGTIRQDLNVSIKGGARVEIKGVQELDMIPLIIEREVERQLNLLKIRDELRARGVKPEDIREEFYDVTDVFENTESKIIARTIKKGGKVLAVKLPKFRGLIGREIQPGRRLGTEMADRAKKYVKGIFHIDELPNYGITEKEVNAVIEKLGLGELDAFVLVAADEETAKKALREVIKRAREAIEGVPEETRRALPDGNTQYMRPLPGKARMYPETDIPSIFIPPEEKKRIKANLPELPQERIERYVKEYKIDKSLAETLVNDERDELFEELVKKGVKPSLAASILVVVLKGLKKEVPIENITDEHIREAFELYLDGKIAKEAFEEIFKELARNPEKTAEQVAEEKGLTLLSEEEVEKIIDEVIQANIDVIKAKGMGAMGMIMGRAMAKLRGRADGKLVSSLVRKKIQELS is encoded by the coding sequence ATGACCGAGAAGTTCGATTACAGGGAGCTCGGCCTTAAGGTCGGCCTTGAGATTCACAGGCAACTCGATACCAAAAAGCTGTTCTCGCCCGTTCCGAGTGAGCTGACCGAGAAGGTTGACTTCACCTTTGAAAGACACCTCAGGCCCACGATGAGCGAGCTCGGCGAAATTGACCCCGCGGCACTTGAGGAGTTCAAGAAGGGAAGGAAGTACATCTACGAGGGCAACTACGAGCTGAGCGACCTCGTTTACATGGACGAGGAACCGCCGAGGGGACCTGACAAGGAGGCTTTGGAGGTTACCCTCCAGATTGCCTACCTGCTGAACGCTAAGCCCGTTGACGAGGTTCACTTCATGCGTAAAATCGTCATTGACGGCTCGAACGTCTCCGGCTTCCAGAGGACGGCGATAATAGCGCTCGACGGAAAGGTTGATACTCCGTGGGGAAGCGTTGGAATCCCGACCATATGCCTTGAGGAAGACGCCTGCAGAATCGTCGAGAGGAAGGAGAAGGAGGTAATCTACCGCCTCGACCGCCTCGGCATTCCGCTCGTCGAGATAAGCACGACCCCCGACATACACCACCCGGAGCAGGCCAAGGTGGTCGCGAAGTACATCGGAGATGCCCTCAGGGCGACGAGAAAGGTCAAGCGCGGCTTAGGGACGATAAGGCAGGACCTGAACGTCTCGATTAAAGGCGGCGCCCGCGTCGAGATTAAGGGAGTGCAGGAGCTCGACATGATTCCGCTTATCATCGAGAGGGAAGTTGAGAGGCAGCTCAACCTGCTCAAGATAAGGGACGAGCTCCGCGCGAGGGGCGTTAAGCCCGAGGACATCAGGGAGGAGTTCTACGACGTTACCGACGTCTTTGAGAACACCGAGTCCAAGATAATCGCCCGGACGATAAAGAAGGGCGGTAAGGTTTTGGCAGTCAAACTGCCGAAGTTCAGGGGTTTAATCGGCAGGGAAATCCAGCCCGGCAGGAGGCTCGGCACTGAGATGGCCGACAGGGCTAAGAAGTACGTGAAGGGCATCTTCCATATCGATGAATTGCCGAATTATGGAATTACAGAAAAAGAGGTTAATGCAGTTATTGAAAAACTCGGCCTCGGAGAGCTCGACGCATTCGTTCTGGTCGCGGCGGACGAGGAGACTGCAAAGAAGGCCCTCCGCGAGGTGATTAAGCGCGCGAGGGAAGCCATTGAGGGCGTTCCAGAGGAGACGAGGAGGGCTCTACCGGACGGAAACACCCAGTACATGCGCCCGCTCCCCGGAAAGGCCAGAATGTACCCTGAAACGGACATACCCTCGATTTTCATTCCGCCGGAGGAGAAGAAGAGGATTAAGGCGAACCTGCCCGAGCTCCCGCAGGAGAGGATTGAGCGCTACGTGAAGGAGTACAAGATTGACAAAAGTCTTGCCGAGACCCTCGTAAACGACGAGCGCGACGAGCTCTTCGAGGAGCTCGTGAAGAAGGGAGTTAAGCCGTCTTTAGCGGCTTCAATCCTCGTGGTCGTCCTCAAGGGCCTCAAGAAGGAGGTTCCGATTGAGAACATCACGGACGAGCACATCAGAGAAGCATTTGAGCTCTACCTCGACGGTAAGATTGCCAAGGAGGCCTTTGAGGAGATATTCAAGGAGCTCGCGAGGAACCCGGAGAAGACCGCCGAGCAGGTGGCAGAGGAGAAGGGCCTGACGCTCCTCAGCGAGGAAGAGGTTGAGAAAATCATCGACGAGGTAATTCAGGCAAACATAGACGTCATCAAGGCCAAGGGAATGGGCGCGATGGGCATGATAATGGGAAGGGCAATGGCGAAGCTCCGCGGAAGGGCCGACGGCAAGCTCGTGAGCTCGCTCGTTAGGAAGAAGATTCAAGAGCTGAGCTAA
- a CDS encoding glycosyltransferase family 2 protein has product MLVEILLSLILLWDGYFFLRYLFSLRKAYPTREWRPRVSVLIPAYNEEENIEDAVKAALSQEYPSFEVIVVDDGSTDGTYERALSINDERLRVIRIDHGGKTRALNRGLQISGGEIVVTTDADGILEKNALSRLVERFYSDDVVAVGGQVRVRGKTFLELAQDIEHLRIATFRRAKELDDLSLAPGPISAFRREALLRIGGFVDDLVEDYATTLALKRIGRVVYAPKARVWVKMPSSLGALWRQRKRWFLGDLPKLSSKPLKEKLVFVMSDLVALSDVLFPLAAILTGKFPLLLFFLVLEWAMMYLIVREEGGTILEVLLFPIILWFWAAFYLSLHIYGLIRYTFGKETKIRWN; this is encoded by the coding sequence ATGCTGGTCGAGATCCTCCTCTCCCTCATCCTGCTCTGGGACGGCTACTTCTTCCTCCGATACCTGTTCAGTCTCAGAAAGGCCTACCCCACGCGGGAGTGGAGGCCGAGGGTCAGCGTTCTCATCCCAGCCTACAACGAGGAGGAGAACATCGAGGATGCGGTTAAAGCTGCCCTCTCCCAGGAGTATCCAAGCTTCGAGGTAATCGTGGTGGACGACGGCAGCACAGATGGAACTTACGAGAGGGCCCTCTCGATCAATGATGAGCGGCTCAGGGTCATCAGGATTGACCACGGGGGAAAGACCAGGGCTCTGAACAGGGGGCTCCAGATTTCCGGGGGAGAGATTGTAGTCACGACCGACGCTGATGGCATCCTCGAGAAAAACGCCCTTTCCCGGCTTGTTGAGAGGTTCTACTCCGATGACGTCGTCGCGGTTGGCGGCCAGGTGAGGGTTCGGGGAAAGACTTTCCTGGAGCTCGCCCAGGACATCGAGCACCTGAGAATAGCGACCTTCAGGAGGGCAAAGGAGCTTGATGACCTCAGCCTTGCCCCAGGACCCATCTCGGCCTTTCGGAGAGAGGCCCTGCTTAGAATTGGGGGCTTCGTCGATGATCTCGTGGAGGACTACGCGACCACGCTGGCCCTGAAGAGAATTGGCCGGGTGGTCTACGCTCCAAAGGCGAGGGTGTGGGTTAAGATGCCCTCCAGTCTCGGGGCCCTGTGGAGGCAGCGGAAGAGGTGGTTCCTCGGCGATCTGCCGAAGCTCTCGTCAAAGCCCCTCAAAGAGAAACTCGTCTTCGTCATGAGCGATCTGGTGGCCCTCTCGGACGTTCTGTTTCCCCTGGCCGCGATCCTAACGGGAAAGTTCCCCCTGCTGCTGTTCTTTCTGGTTCTTGAATGGGCCATGATGTACCTTATAGTCCGGGAGGAAGGGGGCACCATCTTGGAGGTTCTCCTCTTCCCAATTATCCTCTGGTTCTGGGCGGCCTTTTACCTCAGCCTGCACATCTACGGCCTGATCCGTTATACCTTCGGAAAGGAAACCAAGATTCGGTGGAATTGA
- a CDS encoding HIT domain-containing protein, which yields MKVLWAPWRIEYIRSPKHDGCIFCDFPRENRDRERLILYRGEHSFVIMNNYPYNPGHVMIAPYRHVGRWEELSDEELLEIMKLSQLMIKAIRKAMNPDGFNMGVNLGRVAGAGIDDHVHLHIVPRWNGDTNFMPVIADTKVIPESLQEAYDELKKAIEEVLREEA from the coding sequence TTGAAGGTACTGTGGGCTCCCTGGAGGATCGAGTACATCCGGTCTCCCAAGCACGATGGCTGCATCTTCTGCGACTTCCCCCGGGAAAACCGCGACAGAGAGCGGCTCATTCTCTACCGGGGAGAGCACAGCTTCGTCATTATGAACAACTACCCCTACAACCCCGGCCACGTCATGATCGCCCCCTACCGGCACGTCGGCAGATGGGAGGAGCTGAGTGACGAGGAGCTGCTTGAGATAATGAAGCTTTCACAGCTCATGATCAAGGCGATAAGAAAGGCCATGAATCCCGATGGCTTCAACATGGGGGTTAACCTCGGCAGGGTTGCCGGGGCCGGGATCGACGACCACGTCCACCTGCACATAGTGCCGCGCTGGAACGGTGACACGAACTTCATGCCGGTAATAGCGGACACCAAGGTAATTCCAGAGTCGCTGCAGGAGGCGTACGATGAGCTGAAAAAAGCAATAGAAGAGGTCCTGAGGGAGGAAGCTTAG